The following are encoded together in the Flavihumibacter fluvii genome:
- a CDS encoding SDR family NAD(P)-dependent oxidoreductase — MLHNKNAVIYGAGGSLGGAVAKALALAGARVFLTGRHLRSVQKVADDILAAGGNAEADVVDGFDEKAIHNHLEKVIQKGGRVDISFNAVGVDVIQNIPLVEMSMDDFVRPITLTMQTRFLTAKAAGRVMMEQRAGVIVSLTATPGGIGYPYTGGFAAACCALESFSTNLAAELGIYGIRVVNIRSGGSPDSAVFKSAIDGDPEKMGIILGKMQADTMLKKLPLMADIANTAVFLASDLAAAITGVTVDVTSGTTAGLNYRVMQ, encoded by the coding sequence ATGCTTCACAACAAGAATGCAGTGATATATGGTGCCGGCGGGTCATTAGGCGGGGCGGTTGCTAAAGCACTTGCGCTTGCAGGTGCCAGGGTCTTTTTAACAGGTCGCCATCTCCGTTCTGTACAAAAAGTAGCAGATGACATCTTAGCTGCAGGCGGAAACGCAGAAGCCGATGTGGTGGATGGATTTGATGAAAAGGCCATTCATAATCACCTGGAGAAGGTTATACAAAAAGGCGGAAGGGTTGATATTTCATTTAATGCTGTTGGAGTAGATGTAATCCAAAATATTCCTTTAGTGGAAATGTCAATGGACGATTTTGTTCGTCCGATTACCTTAACCATGCAGACCCGCTTTTTAACAGCAAAAGCAGCCGGAAGGGTTATGATGGAACAAAGGGCAGGAGTTATTGTATCACTTACTGCAACCCCAGGTGGCATAGGCTATCCATATACTGGTGGCTTTGCGGCAGCCTGCTGTGCTTTGGAGAGTTTTTCAACGAACCTTGCTGCAGAGTTGGGCATTTATGGTATTCGTGTGGTCAATATTCGTTCGGGTGGCTCGCCGGATTCCGCCGTGTTTAAATCGGCAATTGATGGCGACCCTGAAAAGATGGGAATTATTTTGGGTAAGATGCAGGCAGATACCATGTTGAAGAAACTTCCCCTGATGGCAGATATTGCAAATACTGCTGTATTCCTGGCTTCTGATCTGGCGGCTGCAATAACGGGTGTTACAGTTGATGTGACCAGTGGCACAACAGCGGGATTGAACTACAGGGTGATGCAGTAA
- a CDS encoding DUF6616 family protein, translating to MITYVELWKAKQAWLDLSKEERGNYMTALGPAIQNLLDNGVQIVSWGSNSSSTFSKADYDYFAVWTFPNIESAQGFEKMVEGAGWYNYFDQVNAMGTATTPQEVIGLMIGL from the coding sequence ATGATTACTTACGTTGAACTATGGAAAGCCAAACAAGCATGGCTCGATTTATCCAAAGAAGAAAGGGGTAATTATATGACAGCATTAGGACCGGCCATACAAAACCTGTTGGACAACGGTGTTCAGATTGTAAGTTGGGGTAGCAATTCGTCATCAACCTTCAGCAAAGCTGATTATGACTATTTTGCTGTCTGGACTTTTCCCAATATTGAAAGTGCCCAGGGATTTGAAAAAATGGTTGAAGGGGCAGGGTGGTACAATTACTTTGACCAGGTTAATGCGATGGGTACAGCAACGACTCCCCAGGAAGTTATTGGGCTGATGATCGGACTGTGA
- a CDS encoding lipocalin-like domain-containing protein — MRLIILLTFLALAFGCKPGLDDIKKTSAEKIVGTWRLIDYEDFDTLTGKWIHLYGDHPKGYFTYTKSGIVNINGSAEKTLPISEDSAYKQPITIGALLDNAWGYFGTYTIDEENSIVTHHPTGGSIPWYIGTDQPRQFIIRGDTLFIGDPTFKIGKRVLIRED, encoded by the coding sequence ATGCGACTAATTATCCTGTTAACTTTTTTGGCACTTGCTTTTGGATGCAAACCGGGTCTGGATGACATAAAAAAAACATCTGCAGAAAAAATAGTGGGCACCTGGAGATTAATTGATTATGAAGATTTTGATACCCTAACAGGAAAATGGATCCATTTGTATGGCGACCACCCAAAAGGTTATTTTACTTATACAAAAAGCGGAATAGTTAACATTAATGGCTCGGCAGAAAAAACATTACCCATCTCCGAAGATTCGGCATACAAACAGCCCATTACAATTGGGGCACTTTTAGATAATGCATGGGGGTACTTCGGGACTTACACCATTGATGAGGAAAATTCAATTGTCACCCATCACCCGACCGGCGGCTCTATCCCCTGGTATATTGGAACAGACCAGCCCAGGCAATTCATAATAAGGGGAGATACTTTATTTATTGGCGACCCTACATTTAAAATCGGGAAAAGGGTATTAATAAGGGAAGATTAA
- a CDS encoding tetratricopeptide repeat protein: protein MKSLIGVIFLVLLAFFTACRSKDRSTEVKEVNTAILSRDPFTGISDSIAASPKDPALYLRRAEMLSQARQYELAYADLTKAWELAPQQAIAEYRVSMLFMAGKNEQALTLLNELTRKFPENVNLKRRMAEALSQNKQYIEALTVYNKIIADDSLDFEAYHERALISLENKDTIAAIRDLETSFRLQPLQLTAVTLANLYAEAKNPRALVLADMVIARDSAKEQIDPVFIKGVYYGNIKNYPKALEQYNTCIRMDWKFQEAYIEKGIIYFEQKNLDEALQQFKLAATVSNTYPDAYFWQGRCYEQLGKDDEALAYYARAYALDKDFVEAVEAAARVKAKKGDR, encoded by the coding sequence ATGAAATCATTGATTGGCGTAATATTTTTAGTGTTGTTGGCTTTTTTCACTGCATGCAGATCAAAAGACCGGTCAACGGAGGTAAAAGAAGTTAATACGGCCATTTTAAGCCGCGATCCGTTTACAGGTATATCCGACAGCATCGCTGCCAGTCCAAAAGACCCGGCCCTCTACCTGCGAAGGGCAGAAATGCTGAGCCAGGCCCGTCAATATGAGCTGGCCTACGCTGACCTTACAAAAGCCTGGGAATTAGCACCGCAACAGGCCATTGCGGAATACCGTGTAAGCATGTTGTTCATGGCTGGAAAAAATGAACAGGCGCTGACCTTACTGAATGAACTGACCAGGAAATTCCCTGAAAATGTCAACCTGAAACGTAGGATGGCCGAAGCTTTGTCACAAAACAAACAATATATAGAGGCCCTGACAGTCTATAATAAAATCATTGCCGATGATTCACTCGACTTCGAGGCCTACCATGAAAGGGCATTGATCTCACTGGAAAACAAAGACACCATTGCCGCCATCCGTGACCTCGAAACTTCCTTCAGGCTGCAGCCTTTGCAGCTCACAGCAGTCACACTGGCCAATTTATATGCAGAAGCCAAAAATCCCAGGGCACTCGTACTGGCAGATATGGTGATTGCCCGTGATTCAGCGAAAGAACAGATCGATCCTGTTTTTATCAAGGGGGTCTATTATGGCAACATCAAAAACTATCCAAAGGCCCTGGAACAATATAATACCTGTATCAGGATGGACTGGAAATTCCAGGAAGCCTATATTGAAAAAGGCATCATTTACTTTGAACAGAAAAACCTGGACGAAGCCTTGCAACAGTTCAAACTGGCGGCTACAGTCAGCAATACTTATCCGGACGCCTATTTCTGGCAGGGCCGCTGTTATGAACAATTAGGAAAGGATGATGAAGCGCTGGCCTATTACGCCCGGGCCTATGCGCTGGACAAGGATTTTGTTGAAGCAGTGGAAGCGGCCGCCAGGGTGAAAGCAAAAAAGGGCGATCGCTAA
- a CDS encoding VOC family protein, with amino-acid sequence MKQKLALVAIVVDDYDSAIDFYTNKMNFELVEDTVMSPTKRWVVVGPRGTDGCRFLLARAANAEQESRIGNQTGGRVFLFLHTDDFARDFAQYAVNGLRIIREPSIEPYGKVAVFEDIYGNLWDLIEPLNL; translated from the coding sequence ATGAAACAGAAACTGGCACTGGTTGCGATCGTTGTGGATGATTATGATTCCGCGATTGATTTCTATACAAATAAAATGAATTTTGAATTGGTGGAAGATACAGTTATGTCACCCACGAAAAGATGGGTTGTGGTAGGGCCACGCGGGACAGATGGCTGCCGATTTTTACTGGCGCGGGCAGCCAATGCAGAACAGGAGAGCCGGATAGGAAACCAGACCGGTGGGCGTGTTTTTTTATTTTTGCATACTGATGATTTTGCCCGTGATTTTGCCCAGTATGCAGTAAATGGCCTCCGGATTATTCGCGAGCCGTCCATCGAACCGTATGGCAAGGTGGCAGTTTTTGAGGATATCTATGGCAACCTTTGGGACCTGATTGAGCCTTTGAATCTTTGA
- a CDS encoding penicillin acylase family protein, with the protein MRLLLLICLFPVQVMAQNFSVREISTWEKQSKKVTIIRDNWGIPHIYGKSDADAVFGLMYAQCEDDFKRVEFNYIEKLGRMAEVKGKDVLYDDLLIRLILDQKDAKADYQRGPAWLKQLCNAFADGINFYLYKHPEVRPALLTRFEPWFPLLWTDGSIGAISIADISMNELKAFYGGTPDLSKVDLPAEELTTGSNGFAIAPSKSASGKAMLYINPHVSPYFRPEVHMVSEAGLNVYGAVTWGQFFIYQGFNSFCGWMHTSCYVDAADTYIEKITPAANGWQYLYDGKQLPLVKKPITIRYSNGTSMESTTIEGLYTQHGPLMARRNGQVLSMKADNRIMNGLIQCWQRTRANSMAAFEKTLALQGNISNNTVYADAAGNIAYWHGNRIPKKDPNFDWTKPVDGTTKVTDWNGLHPISETVHLINPPNGWLQNCNSSAFSVAGANSPDPGKFPAYMAPDKENFRGINAVRTLSEENAYTIDKLIAAGYDRRLPAFEILVPALVKAFESSVLPEDSLFAYLAGPVAVLKQWDFKSTESSIATTLAIEWGQKILPAINGIQSMADEESDIVHKTKYFAAHAKPAALLIPLYTTILELQQKFGKWQLPLGQINRFQRISNDLDLKFDDNQPSLPVGFVTSTWGMLPAYVSFPFPNTKKRYGLHGNSFICAVEFGPRIKAKSLLAGGESGHPESKHFNDQAAMYAKGEFKEVLYYREDVQKHAEKTYHPGE; encoded by the coding sequence ATGAGATTACTCTTATTAATTTGCCTGTTTCCTGTCCAGGTAATGGCCCAGAATTTTTCAGTAAGGGAAATTTCAACCTGGGAAAAGCAAAGTAAAAAAGTCACCATCATCCGGGATAACTGGGGTATCCCACATATTTATGGTAAATCTGATGCTGATGCGGTATTCGGATTAATGTACGCACAGTGTGAAGATGATTTTAAAAGGGTTGAATTTAATTATATCGAGAAGCTGGGCCGGATGGCTGAAGTAAAAGGTAAGGATGTCCTCTATGATGACCTGCTAATCAGGCTCATCCTTGACCAAAAAGATGCCAAAGCAGATTACCAGCGTGGGCCTGCCTGGTTGAAACAATTGTGCAATGCATTTGCAGATGGAATTAATTTTTACCTATACAAACACCCGGAGGTCAGGCCAGCTTTATTAACCCGCTTTGAACCATGGTTTCCTTTGCTGTGGACTGATGGTAGCATAGGTGCAATCAGTATTGCAGATATCAGTATGAACGAACTGAAGGCATTTTATGGTGGAACACCTGATCTGTCTAAAGTTGATTTGCCTGCGGAAGAGCTGACAACCGGCTCGAATGGTTTTGCCATCGCTCCTTCAAAATCAGCTTCCGGGAAAGCCATGTTATATATTAATCCGCATGTGAGTCCATATTTCCGGCCGGAAGTGCATATGGTGAGTGAGGCCGGCCTTAACGTGTATGGTGCTGTAACCTGGGGCCAGTTTTTTATTTACCAGGGATTCAATTCATTCTGCGGCTGGATGCATACCTCCTGTTATGTAGATGCTGCTGATACGTATATTGAAAAAATAACGCCTGCTGCAAATGGATGGCAGTATTTGTATGATGGAAAACAGTTGCCGCTGGTTAAAAAACCCATTACCATCCGTTATTCCAACGGGACTTCCATGGAATCAACCACTATTGAAGGTTTGTATACCCAACACGGTCCGCTAATGGCCAGGCGCAATGGCCAGGTGCTGAGTATGAAAGCCGATAACAGGATAATGAATGGGTTGATACAATGCTGGCAACGTACCCGCGCAAACAGCATGGCAGCATTTGAAAAAACACTGGCCTTGCAGGGAAATATTTCTAATAATACAGTGTATGCCGATGCGGCCGGGAATATCGCCTACTGGCATGGTAACAGGATACCTAAAAAGGATCCGAACTTCGACTGGACCAAACCCGTAGATGGTACTACCAAAGTAACGGATTGGAATGGCCTGCATCCGATCAGCGAAACCGTACATTTGATCAATCCACCGAATGGTTGGTTGCAAAATTGCAATTCCTCGGCCTTTAGTGTAGCCGGTGCGAATAGTCCGGATCCCGGTAAGTTCCCGGCATACATGGCTCCCGATAAAGAAAACTTCAGGGGCATCAATGCTGTCAGGACCCTTAGTGAAGAAAATGCCTATACTATAGACAAGTTAATTGCAGCAGGGTATGACAGAAGACTTCCGGCATTTGAAATTCTGGTGCCCGCCTTGGTGAAAGCCTTCGAATCTTCAGTGCTGCCTGAAGATAGTTTATTTGCTTACCTGGCTGGTCCGGTTGCAGTGCTGAAGCAATGGGATTTCAAAAGTACCGAGTCATCCATTGCAACCACCCTTGCTATAGAATGGGGACAAAAAATATTACCTGCAATCAATGGTATTCAGTCGATGGCGGATGAAGAGTCGGACATCGTGCATAAAACAAAATATTTTGCAGCGCATGCGAAGCCCGCTGCATTGTTAATTCCATTGTATACAACCATTCTTGAGTTACAGCAAAAGTTTGGTAAATGGCAATTGCCTCTTGGGCAGATCAACCGTTTCCAGCGTATTTCAAATGACCTTGACCTGAAGTTTGATGACAACCAGCCAAGTTTGCCGGTTGGATTTGTAACATCAACCTGGGGTATGTTGCCTGCCTATGTCAGTTTTCCTTTTCCCAATACCAAAAAACGATATGGTTTGCATGGCAACAGTTTCATCTGTGCGGTTGAATTTGGACCGCGCATCAAAGCCAAATCTTTACTGGCAGGTGGCGAAAGCGGGCATCCTGAATCGAAGCATTTCAATGACCAGGCAGCCATGTATGCAAAAGGGGAATTCAAGGAAGTTTTGTATTACCGTGAAGATGTGCAAAAGCATGCAGAAAAAACATATCATCCCGGGGAATAA
- the rpe gene encoding ribulose-phosphate 3-epimerase, giving the protein MIIAPSLLAANFLNLQADCQMLNESEADWFHLDVMDGRFVPNISYGFPVIEQIRKTTKKLCDVHLMIEEPGKYAEAFRKAGADILTVHYEACPHLHRNIQQIKDLGMVAGVAINPHTPVQLLQDILANIDLVLVMSVNPGFGGQKFIPHSLQKIRTLRQRIDDLGLNVKIEVDGGVDPNNARALFEAGAHVLVAGSSVFQSADPKATISALKHIDKEVA; this is encoded by the coding sequence ATGATCATTGCCCCATCTTTACTTGCCGCTAACTTCCTGAACCTCCAGGCCGACTGCCAGATGCTGAACGAAAGCGAGGCTGACTGGTTTCACCTCGATGTGATGGATGGCCGCTTTGTTCCCAATATCAGTTATGGGTTTCCCGTGATCGAACAGATCAGGAAGACTACAAAAAAATTATGTGATGTCCACCTGATGATCGAAGAGCCCGGCAAATATGCTGAAGCTTTCCGAAAGGCCGGCGCTGATATCCTTACAGTACATTATGAAGCCTGTCCACACCTGCACCGAAACATCCAGCAGATCAAAGACCTGGGGATGGTCGCCGGCGTAGCGATCAACCCGCATACACCTGTTCAGCTTTTACAGGATATCCTGGCTAACATCGACCTCGTTCTGGTCATGAGTGTGAATCCTGGTTTCGGCGGACAAAAATTCATTCCGCACAGCCTTCAAAAGATCCGGACATTAAGGCAGCGCATTGATGATTTAGGTTTGAACGTTAAGATCGAAGTTGATGGTGGTGTTGACCCGAACAATGCCCGGGCATTATTTGAAGCCGGGGCGCATGTGCTGGTTGCGGGAAGTTCTGTATTCCAGTCAGCAGATCCTAAAGCTACTATATCGGCATTGAAGCATATCGATAAGGAGGTCGCTTAA
- a CDS encoding glucosamine-6-phosphate deaminase, whose amino-acid sequence MQIFIRDSYAEISALAASHFVEILSGNQHPLVCVASGDSPSGLYKQLVALKNAGKLNVQDWNFIGLDEWLGMNGNDEGSCRYHLDQQFFNPMQIDKGKIRFFDGRATDLQGECDVVEDTIKNKGGVDLAILGLGLNGHIGMNEPGTDIHSRAHIAQLEEETVKVGQKYFTTAKELTGGLTMGIASIMDSRNVFLIVNGTKKAGIVKRLLEEPVSAALPASILRNHPGARIYLDREAASQLANI is encoded by the coding sequence ATGCAAATATTTATCAGGGATTCATATGCAGAAATTTCTGCTCTGGCAGCCAGTCATTTTGTAGAAATTCTTTCCGGAAACCAACATCCATTGGTCTGCGTAGCCTCGGGGGACAGTCCGTCGGGTTTATACAAACAGCTTGTCGCATTAAAAAACGCCGGAAAATTAAATGTTCAGGATTGGAATTTTATAGGGTTGGATGAATGGTTGGGTATGAATGGGAATGATGAAGGTTCCTGTCGCTACCACCTCGATCAGCAATTCTTCAATCCGATGCAGATCGATAAAGGTAAGATCCGGTTTTTCGATGGGCGTGCAACAGACCTGCAAGGAGAATGTGATGTCGTGGAAGATACCATTAAAAATAAGGGTGGGGTAGACCTCGCCATTCTGGGCCTCGGTTTAAATGGCCATATCGGGATGAATGAACCAGGAACTGATATCCATTCCCGTGCCCATATCGCTCAACTGGAAGAAGAGACCGTTAAGGTTGGCCAGAAATATTTCACTACTGCTAAAGAATTAACAGGCGGACTCACCATGGGTATTGCCAGCATCATGGATTCCCGTAATGTCTTCCTGATTGTTAATGGTACAAAAAAAGCAGGCATTGTAAAAAGGCTGCTGGAAGAACCTGTTTCAGCGGCACTACCTGCATCAATATTAAGGAACCATCCTGGCGCCCGGATATATCTTGATCGTGAAGCTGCATCACAATTGGCCAATATTTAA
- a CDS encoding pyridoxine 5'-phosphate synthase: MTKLSVNINKFGTIRNSRGGENPSVLKAAIDAQLFGADGVTVHPRPDERHIRYADVRAIRPIITTEFNIEGNCREQKFIDLVLEVKPHQVTLVPDAEGQLTSDHGWDTITHKDYLVEMIRIFKSAGIRTSIFVDPVPAMVEGAAATGTDRIELYTEAYARDYAKDRNAAIAPYVTAADQAHALGMGINAGHDLDLHNLQFFARQVPYLDEVSIGHALICDALYLGYENAIQLYKRQLATE; encoded by the coding sequence ATGACAAAGCTTTCGGTAAACATCAATAAATTCGGCACGATCAGGAATAGTCGTGGCGGTGAAAATCCCAGTGTATTAAAAGCCGCCATAGATGCGCAGTTATTTGGTGCGGATGGCGTTACTGTACATCCACGTCCGGATGAACGGCATATCCGTTATGCGGACGTCCGGGCCATACGGCCCATTATCACTACTGAATTCAATATAGAAGGAAATTGCCGCGAACAGAAATTCATCGACCTTGTGCTTGAAGTTAAGCCCCACCAGGTGACCCTTGTTCCCGATGCCGAAGGGCAGCTGACGTCAGACCATGGCTGGGATACCATCACCCATAAGGATTACCTGGTAGAAATGATCAGGATCTTCAAATCGGCCGGAATCCGCACTTCAATATTTGTCGACCCGGTTCCCGCAATGGTTGAAGGTGCTGCAGCCACCGGTACCGACCGGATTGAATTATACACCGAAGCCTATGCCCGTGACTATGCGAAAGACCGGAATGCGGCAATCGCACCTTACGTGACTGCTGCTGACCAGGCCCACGCTTTAGGAATGGGAATAAATGCCGGTCACGACCTTGACCTGCACAATTTGCAGTTTTTTGCCCGGCAGGTTCCCTACCTGGATGAAGTATCCATTGGGCACGCCCTGATCTGCGATGCCCTCTATTTAGGGTATGAAAATGCGATCCAGCTGTATAAGCGGCAACTGGCAACAGAGTAA
- a CDS encoding ArnT family glycosyltransferase produces the protein MVISPSDSFTKQVVAFSIIILIARSLIIPFSGIMPQDAYYYMYSRHLSLSYFDHPAGVAFLLKAGTFVLGNSPAAVIFCALLTSLLTLFVVYRLAVQFISKQQALIFVCVLACTPMFGILGWIVTPDVPLMLFWALSVLFIYKADREGKTTWWMLAGFLTGLSFDSKYTAVFIVAGVFLYLLAKPDRWRKIFSFNILVYLLAFAVTILPVFIWNMQNNWASIHFQTTQRAQELSLSLKPQYPFAVLLLQLVLLLPWLFFYFIRSFRSFKKDSNHYFLLCFSVPMFGFFLFISFFYWVKINWMMPAFITGSLLAFQHLSQKQVKWHMITGAVIFVLASVELIWYPIPVKSHDTWWGWDSVANEASMLRRDTKSDFIFSTDDYKTSAILRLYLKEKVYAKNIIKEPALQFDFMGEDISSLNGQNAIYVCNIRTLKDSDTSEKLEKVKQYFSDVRLIKSQVLNNVFGKECRMVKYYYCSGYNARAIPGN, from the coding sequence ATGGTCATCTCGCCATCTGATTCTTTTACAAAACAGGTAGTAGCATTTTCCATTATTATATTAATTGCCAGGAGCCTTATTATTCCATTTTCTGGTATAATGCCGCAGGATGCTTATTATTATATGTACAGCAGGCATTTGTCGCTTTCCTATTTTGATCATCCTGCCGGTGTCGCTTTTTTATTGAAAGCAGGCACCTTCGTGTTGGGAAATAGCCCTGCCGCTGTTATTTTCTGTGCACTGCTGACTTCTTTATTAACCTTATTCGTTGTTTACAGGCTGGCTGTTCAGTTTATCTCAAAGCAGCAGGCGTTGATTTTTGTTTGTGTCCTTGCGTGTACACCTATGTTCGGCATACTGGGTTGGATAGTTACACCGGACGTTCCCCTGATGTTGTTCTGGGCCTTATCTGTTTTATTTATTTATAAAGCTGATAGGGAAGGGAAAACTACCTGGTGGATGCTAGCCGGGTTTTTAACAGGATTGTCATTTGACAGCAAGTACACTGCTGTTTTTATTGTAGCTGGAGTATTCCTTTACCTCCTTGCAAAACCCGACAGGTGGCGAAAGATTTTCTCCTTCAATATCCTGGTGTACTTATTAGCGTTTGCAGTAACCATCCTGCCGGTTTTTATTTGGAATATGCAGAATAACTGGGCTTCGATCCATTTCCAGACTACCCAGCGTGCACAGGAATTGAGTCTTTCTTTAAAACCGCAATACCCGTTTGCTGTGCTGTTGCTCCAGCTTGTTTTACTGTTGCCGTGGTTATTCTTTTATTTCATCCGGTCATTCCGGTCTTTTAAGAAAGACAGTAACCATTATTTCCTGCTTTGCTTTTCGGTCCCGATGTTTGGCTTCTTCCTGTTTATTTCCTTTTTCTATTGGGTAAAAATCAACTGGATGATGCCTGCATTCATTACCGGTTCATTGCTCGCCTTCCAGCATTTGTCGCAAAAACAGGTAAAATGGCATATGATAACAGGGGCTGTAATATTTGTCCTGGCAAGTGTTGAATTGATATGGTATCCCATTCCGGTGAAAAGCCATGATACCTGGTGGGGTTGGGACAGTGTAGCCAATGAAGCTTCAATGTTGCGTAGGGATACAAAATCTGATTTTATTTTTTCGACTGATGATTATAAGACAAGTGCCATACTTCGGCTTTACCTGAAGGAAAAAGTGTATGCAAAAAATATTATTAAAGAACCTGCCCTCCAGTTTGATTTTATGGGAGAGGATATAAGCAGTTTAAATGGCCAAAATGCTATCTATGTTTGTAATATAAGGACTTTGAAAGATTCGGATACCTCTGAAAAGCTGGAGAAAGTAAAGCAATATTTTTCCGATGTCCGGTTGATAAAAAGCCAGGTATTGAATAATGTATTTGGTAAGGAATGCAGGATGGTCAAATATTATTACTGTTCTGGTTATAATGCCCGGGCCATACCCGGCAACTAA
- a CDS encoding DUF2911 domain-containing protein, giving the protein MKPLLLFSLLLLGLQSNFAQLKTPPDGGNKKAWVGEQIGITDVSIQYNRPAVKGREGQIWGKLVQYGFNDLGFGTSKQAPWRAGANENTVISFSTDVKVEGQPLKAGTYGFHIALYEEKCTLIFSSNFTSWGSFFYDPKEDVLRVDVKQQTMPTLTEFLKYEFSDQTANSAVINLYWEKWRIPFKVEVDLIPLQLESFRKELRSEKSFSPGWQSWQQAAQFCLQNKVNLQEGLQWADMAVSGVFIGEANFITLSTKAGILQQLGRTDEATKLMQKALPMGSMNQVHAYARQLQQQKRSTEAVDVFKKNYDKFPNTFTTNMGMTRAMAITGDNKKALSYAEKALLQAPDNVNKINVEDVIKKLKEGRDINQ; this is encoded by the coding sequence ATGAAACCGCTGTTACTTTTTTCACTACTCCTGCTGGGTCTCCAATCAAATTTCGCACAACTTAAAACACCACCTGATGGTGGGAATAAAAAAGCCTGGGTAGGCGAACAAATTGGGATCACCGATGTCAGTATCCAATATAATCGTCCGGCAGTGAAAGGTCGCGAGGGACAGATATGGGGAAAACTGGTACAGTATGGCTTTAACGACCTTGGCTTCGGCACCAGTAAGCAGGCCCCATGGCGGGCAGGTGCCAATGAGAATACTGTGATTAGTTTTTCGACCGATGTGAAAGTTGAGGGACAGCCTTTAAAAGCCGGCACATATGGCTTTCATATTGCGCTTTATGAAGAAAAATGCACCCTTATCTTTTCATCTAACTTTACCAGTTGGGGTAGTTTTTTTTATGACCCCAAAGAAGATGTTTTGCGGGTAGATGTGAAACAACAAACTATGCCCACTTTAACTGAATTCCTGAAATATGAGTTCAGTGACCAGACGGCGAATAGTGCCGTCATAAATTTGTACTGGGAAAAATGGCGCATCCCTTTTAAAGTGGAAGTGGACCTTATCCCCTTACAACTGGAATCATTCCGTAAAGAGTTAAGGAGCGAGAAAAGTTTTAGCCCGGGATGGCAGTCCTGGCAGCAGGCTGCTCAATTTTGCCTGCAGAACAAAGTAAACCTGCAAGAAGGCCTGCAATGGGCGGACATGGCAGTGAGCGGTGTTTTCATCGGCGAAGCCAATTTCATTACACTGAGCACCAAGGCGGGAATCCTGCAACAGCTGGGCCGGACAGATGAAGCCACAAAGTTGATGCAAAAAGCGTTACCAATGGGCAGTATGAACCAGGTACATGCATATGCCCGGCAGTTACAGCAACAAAAAAGAAGCACTGAGGCGGTTGATGTCTTCAAAAAAAATTACGATAAATTCCCAAATACCTTCACCACCAATATGGGTATGACAAGGGCCATGGCCATAACCGGCGACAATAAAAAAGCGCTGTCATATGCCGAGAAAGCGCTATTGCAGGCACCGGATAACGTCAATAAAATCAATGTGGAGGACGTCATTAAAAAGCTGAAAGAAGGAAGGGATATCAACCAGTGA